From the genome of Verrucomicrobiia bacterium, one region includes:
- a CDS encoding ABC transporter ATP-binding protein, which produces MDQPDQPIVRFENVCKTYQMGPVTVPALRDINFQINAGEYLSIMGPSGCGKSTLLNLLGCLDRPTAGRYLLGDADVSQMNDDDLSSIRGARLGFVFQSYNLIQQLTVVENIEIPLYYQGLSESESRVKARAFAARVGLEHRLEHKPFELSGGQQQRVAIARALVNDPLVILADEPTGNLDSTSGTEILKLFDELNAAGKTLILVTHDTSVGQRSRRALRLRDGEIESDVRQ; this is translated from the coding sequence ATGGACCAGCCCGATCAGCCCATCGTGCGATTTGAAAACGTCTGCAAGACCTACCAGATGGGCCCGGTCACCGTCCCCGCGTTGCGCGACATCAATTTCCAAATCAACGCCGGCGAATATCTCAGCATCATGGGGCCGTCGGGTTGCGGCAAATCCACGTTGTTGAACCTGCTGGGCTGTCTCGATCGCCCGACTGCGGGACGCTATCTACTTGGCGATGCCGACGTGTCGCAGATGAACGACGACGATCTGTCTTCAATTCGTGGCGCGCGACTGGGGTTCGTCTTCCAGTCCTACAATTTGATTCAACAGCTCACCGTGGTTGAAAACATTGAAATCCCACTGTATTACCAAGGACTTTCTGAAAGTGAGAGCCGCGTCAAAGCTCGGGCGTTTGCCGCGCGCGTGGGTTTGGAACATCGGCTGGAGCACAAGCCCTTTGAGCTTTCCGGCGGGCAACAACAGCGCGTCGCCATCGCGCGGGCGCTGGTTAATGATCCATTGGTGATTCTGGCTGATGAACCCACCGGCAATCTCGATTCGACTTCGGGAACGGAGATTTTGAAATTGTTCGACGAGCTTAATGCCGCCGGAAAGACGCTGATTCTGGTCACGCATGACACCAGCGTGGGGCAGCGTTCCCGGCGCGCGCTCCGCCTGCGAGATGGAGAAATTGAAAGTGATGTCCGCCAATAA